A single window of Pseudomonadota bacterium DNA harbors:
- a CDS encoding pyruvate, phosphate dikinase, producing MRNLLGGKGANLAEMINLGIPVPPGFTITTAACVAFYENQRRYPDGLEEQVREAILRTEGTMDKGFGDRSRPLLFSVRSGARVSMPGMMDTVLNLGLNDDTVQGLIAGSGNPRFAYDSYRRFIQMYGNVVMGIDGDKLEELLEEAKEKKGVALDTELDAETLRELVLKLKARVRELTGRDFPEDPFVQLWGAISAVFSSWNTKRAETYRKINNIPDHWGTAVNVQAMVFGNMGEECATGVAFTRDPSTGENRFYGEFLVNAQGEDVVAGIRTPQPINEAGRKDSNLPSLEIVMPDLYRQLVEVYQKLEAHYREMQDIEFTIENHKLWLLQTRTGKRTVNAAIKIAVDMANEGLIDKREAVLRVEPDKLDKLLHPTLDPAAPRDLLAKGLPASPGAACGEIVFNADEAEALHDTGRKVILVRAETSPEDINGMNAAEGILTSRGGMTSHAAVVARGMGKCCVAGCGAVVVDYQNNAFKVGRRIFKKGERITLDGSTGEVFAGEIPTITPQLTGEFATFMSWVDQFRRLKVRTNADTPHDAEVARRFGAEGIGLCRTEHMFFEEERIKAVREMILADTLAGREQALAKLLPAQKSDFIGIFKAMQGLPVTIRLLDPPLHEFLPQEEADIKELAAVMGISQAALQERTEALHEFNPMLGHRGCRLGIVYPEIYAMQVRAIMEAACEVAKAGFAVIPEIMIPLVADVNELRFLKKRSLAICDAIIADYGVKLDYLIGTMIELPRAALTAAVIAEEAEFFSFGTNDLTQTTYGLSRDDAGKFLPAYIEQKIFPQDPFVSIDIEGVGALMEIGVMRGRTTRPELKIGICGEHGGEPASIAFCHRTAFDYVSCSPFRVPIARLAAAQAALQDV from the coding sequence ATGCGTAACCTGCTGGGCGGCAAGGGCGCGAATCTGGCGGAAATGATCAACCTCGGTATACCTGTCCCCCCGGGTTTCACGATCACGACCGCGGCCTGCGTGGCTTTTTATGAAAACCAGCGCCGCTATCCGGACGGTCTTGAAGAGCAGGTCAGAGAGGCCATTCTCCGCACCGAGGGCACCATGGACAAGGGTTTCGGCGATCGTTCCCGGCCCCTGCTTTTTTCGGTGCGTTCCGGGGCCCGGGTCTCGATGCCGGGCATGATGGATACGGTTCTCAACCTGGGGCTCAACGACGACACCGTCCAGGGGCTTATCGCCGGCTCCGGCAACCCCCGCTTCGCCTATGACAGCTATCGCCGCTTCATTCAGATGTACGGCAACGTGGTCATGGGTATCGACGGCGATAAACTTGAGGAACTGCTGGAAGAAGCCAAGGAGAAAAAAGGGGTCGCGCTGGACACTGAACTAGACGCCGAGACGCTGCGGGAACTGGTGCTCAAACTCAAGGCGCGGGTGCGGGAACTGACGGGCCGGGATTTTCCGGAAGATCCTTTTGTCCAACTCTGGGGAGCGATCAGCGCGGTTTTCAGTTCCTGGAATACCAAGCGAGCTGAAACCTATCGCAAGATCAACAACATTCCCGACCACTGGGGCACCGCGGTCAATGTTCAGGCTATGGTTTTCGGCAACATGGGCGAAGAGTGCGCCACCGGCGTGGCCTTCACTCGCGACCCTTCCACCGGTGAAAACCGTTTCTATGGAGAATTCCTGGTCAATGCTCAGGGCGAGGATGTGGTGGCCGGAATTCGTACGCCGCAACCGATCAATGAAGCCGGGCGCAAGGATTCCAACCTGCCTTCCCTCGAAATCGTCATGCCCGATCTCTACCGCCAGCTGGTCGAGGTTTATCAAAAACTCGAGGCTCACTACCGCGAAATGCAGGACATTGAATTTACCATTGAAAACCATAAACTCTGGTTGCTGCAGACCCGTACCGGTAAACGCACGGTCAACGCCGCGATCAAAATCGCGGTGGACATGGCCAATGAAGGGCTGATCGACAAGCGCGAAGCCGTTTTGCGCGTGGAACCCGACAAACTCGACAAACTTTTACATCCGACCCTGGACCCGGCCGCGCCCCGGGATCTGCTGGCCAAAGGACTACCGGCTTCACCCGGAGCCGCCTGCGGTGAAATTGTCTTCAACGCCGACGAAGCCGAAGCCCTGCATGACACGGGTCGGAAGGTGATTCTTGTCCGAGCGGAAACCTCGCCTGAGGATATCAACGGCATGAACGCCGCCGAAGGCATTCTGACCTCGCGCGGCGGCATGACCTCACACGCGGCCGTCGTTGCTCGGGGTATGGGTAAATGCTGTGTTGCCGGTTGCGGCGCCGTGGTCGTGGACTATCAGAACAACGCCTTCAAAGTCGGCCGGCGGATCTTTAAAAAAGGCGAGCGCATCACCCTGGACGGATCCACCGGTGAGGTTTTCGCCGGCGAAATTCCGACCATTACCCCTCAGCTGACCGGTGAATTCGCGACCTTCATGAGCTGGGTGGATCAATTTCGCCGACTCAAGGTCAGAACCAATGCCGACACCCCCCATGACGCCGAAGTCGCGCGGCGGTTCGGCGCCGAGGGCATCGGGCTGTGCCGGACCGAACACATGTTCTTTGAAGAGGAGCGCATCAAGGCCGTGCGTGAGATGATTCTCGCCGATACCCTGGCCGGACGCGAACAGGCCCTGGCCAAACTGCTGCCCGCCCAGAAATCCGATTTCATCGGCATTTTCAAGGCCATGCAGGGCCTACCGGTCACCATCCGCCTGCTGGACCCACCCCTGCATGAATTTCTGCCTCAGGAAGAAGCCGACATCAAGGAACTGGCCGCTGTCATGGGCATTTCCCAGGCTGCCCTGCAGGAAAGAACCGAAGCCCTGCACGAATTCAATCCCATGCTCGGTCACCGCGGCTGCCGCCTCGGTATCGTCTATCCGGAAATTTACGCCATGCAGGTTAGGGCGATCATGGAAGCCGCCTGTGAAGTCGCTAAAGCGGGCTTTGCGGTGATTCCGGAAATCATGATTCCGCTGGTCGCCGATGTCAACGAGCTCAGATTTCTGAAAAAACGCAGCCTCGCCATCTGCGACGCCATTATAGCCGACTACGGTGTCAAACTCGACTATCTGATCGGCACCATGATCGAACTGCCCCGGGCCGCTCTGACCGCCGCTGTCATCGCCGAAGAGGCCGAGTTTTTCTCCTTCGGCACCAACGATCTGACCCAGACCACTTACGGCCTGAGCCGCGATGACGCCGGCAAGTTTCTGCCCGCTTATATCGAACAGAAAATTTTCCCCCAAGATCCCTTTGTCTCAATTGATATCGAAGGGGTTGGGGCCCTGATGGAAATCGGAGTCATGCGCGGGCGCACAACCCGGCCCGAGCTCAAAATCGGTATCTGCGGCGAACACGGCGGCGAACCGGCTTCCATAGCATTCTGCCATCGCACGGCTTTTGACTATGTCAGCTGTTCACCCTTCCGCGTTCCGATCGCCCGGCTAGCCGCCGCCCAAGCCGCTTTACAGGATGTCTGA
- a CDS encoding endonuclease III domain-containing protein, translated as MSEPCDLKDVFNCLLAAFGPRHWWPAEGPEEMIIGALLTQNTSWKNVERALDNLRWRQRLSLAAIAAAPVSELQEDLRPSGYFRQKSTRLRTLATAFLEAGGFDRLQQKTTPALQEWFLNLTGIGPETADSILLYAFARPLFVIDAYTLRICKRHGWLPETAGYREAQDFFSRRLPPDPALFNEFHALLVECGKNFCRFRQPRCRKCPLVTFQTMPE; from the coding sequence ATGTCTGAACCCTGCGATCTGAAAGACGTTTTCAACTGTCTTCTGGCCGCCTTCGGCCCGCGCCACTGGTGGCCGGCCGAAGGGCCGGAAGAGATGATCATCGGCGCCCTGCTGACCCAGAACACCAGCTGGAAAAATGTGGAAAGAGCCCTTGACAATCTGCGTTGGCGGCAGCGGCTCTCACTGGCGGCCATTGCTGCGGCGCCAGTGAGCGAGCTGCAGGAGGATTTGCGCCCGTCCGGATATTTTCGCCAGAAAAGCACGCGGCTCAGAACCCTAGCGACGGCCTTTCTTGAGGCCGGAGGCTTCGACCGACTCCAACAAAAAACCACCCCCGCCTTACAAGAGTGGTTTCTCAATTTAACGGGCATCGGACCGGAGACCGCTGACAGTATTCTCCTTTACGCCTTTGCCCGTCCGCTTTTTGTGATCGATGCCTATACCTTAAGAATCTGCAAACGCCACGGCTGGCTGCCGGAAACGGCCGGCTACCGGGAGGCTCAGGATTTTTTCAGCCGCCGGTTGCCGCCTGATCCGGCCCTTTTTAATGAGTTTCACGCCCTGCTGGTCGAATGCGGCAAAAATTTCTGCCGCTTTCGACAACCACGCTGCCGGAAATGCCCTCTCGTAACCTTTCAGACCATGCCGGAATAA
- a CDS encoding sensor domain-containing diguanylate cyclase — MSSEANPKNIVIDANKALFEKIFKENQDLRDSNQELRRTLATIEQLARERELQHRKFAELEDRVLKAVDLENMLQELKKLLKDEFSIPIAGLSLIGNIESVVSLKGQQIMISTHAANDDEPQSLPGLSFISKEDYQRFFPENLPFISNGYNEALQSLPEKANLEKLPIGSYALIPMLSRGRALGLLNLASPDPKKFVPGTATDAVESLGRKLATVIENSLLMTQLRKLMRTDQLTGLYNRRAMDEILPLEFARAQRYNHPLSLIMIDLDDFKQINDQFGHTAGDRVLAATGKLLKDNIRRHDTGLRYGGDEFTIILPDTDLEHARLIIEKLRRLAALTQVKSDCGKPLEIKMSAGLASFPSTPAAGADDLKKAADLNLYQDKEARKKATLQ; from the coding sequence ATGAGCTCCGAAGCAAACCCAAAAAACATTGTCATTGACGCCAATAAAGCTCTTTTTGAAAAAATATTCAAGGAAAACCAGGACCTCCGGGACAGCAATCAGGAACTTAGACGCACTCTGGCAACCATTGAACAACTGGCCCGCGAACGAGAACTGCAGCACAGGAAGTTCGCCGAGCTGGAAGATAGAGTGCTCAAGGCCGTTGATCTTGAAAACATGCTTCAGGAGCTCAAAAAGCTGTTAAAGGATGAATTCTCAATTCCCATCGCCGGGCTTTCCCTGATCGGCAATATCGAGAGTGTCGTCAGCCTGAAAGGGCAGCAGATCATGATCTCAACCCACGCTGCGAACGACGATGAACCGCAGAGCCTGCCGGGTCTGAGCTTTATCAGCAAAGAGGATTATCAGCGCTTCTTTCCGGAAAATTTACCTTTTATCTCAAATGGTTACAATGAAGCGTTGCAAAGCCTGCCGGAAAAAGCCAACCTGGAAAAACTGCCCATCGGTTCATACGCCCTGATCCCGATGCTGAGCCGGGGACGGGCTCTCGGTCTGCTTAATCTGGCCAGCCCCGACCCGAAAAAATTCGTCCCAGGAACCGCCACTGACGCGGTCGAAAGCCTGGGCCGCAAACTGGCCACGGTAATCGAAAACAGTCTGCTGATGACTCAGCTGCGCAAACTAATGCGTACCGACCAACTCACCGGTCTCTATAACCGCCGCGCCATGGATGAGATTCTACCGCTGGAATTCGCCCGGGCCCAGCGCTACAATCACCCTTTAAGCCTGATTATGATCGACCTGGACGACTTCAAACAGATCAATGACCAGTTCGGGCATACGGCCGGAGACCGGGTCCTGGCCGCAACCGGCAAGCTGCTCAAGGATAACATTCGCCGCCACGATACCGGTCTGCGCTACGGGGGCGACGAATTCACGATCATTCTCCCCGACACCGACCTGGAGCATGCTCGGCTGATCATTGAAAAATTGCGGCGTCTGGCGGCGCTGACCCAGGTTAAAAGCGACTGCGGTAAACCCCTGGAAATTAAGATGAGCGCTGGACTCGCATCCTTTCCGTCAACTCCGGCGGCCGGGGCCGATGATCTTAAAAAGGCCGCCGACCTGAATCTCTACCAGGACAAGGAAGCCAGGAAAAAAGCGACGCTTCAATAA
- a CDS encoding PDZ domain-containing protein — protein sequence MKHRLISLEKVLLLLFIALLGGAFFFVFHDPEPFREEIRVENKAAPAAAGQGLSPRPSNLSHVSPPEVAPVAPVESRPEPQAPPAVVSPEVKTPRADFGIQGVVFVRASGLPLANCEVAFLDHRVLTDSRGEFSFWQTEGVGTLRFSCQGYRSRMIKNFRIGAGDFLSHLEVFMAEVDDPEPGRIEVNGISGRVYDQLSGAPLAGARIVVGASQTKTDAAGFFELWGNDSGLVTMLVSTAEHVSEMVSGIDFDNRNHPYFFEIFLERKPADGQPRLALVGIGVRMVKSERGYEIADILADSPAAREGLLTGDRLLAVDRLAVDDFSLQEVVELIRGQAEEPVTLMVEREGNLIEVVCVRERVLY from the coding sequence ATGAAACATCGCCTGATAAGCCTGGAAAAGGTCCTTTTATTATTGTTTATTGCTCTGCTCGGCGGAGCCTTCTTCTTTGTTTTTCATGATCCCGAACCCTTCCGCGAGGAAATAAGGGTTGAAAACAAAGCGGCCCCGGCGGCCGCCGGGCAAGGGCTTTCCCCGCGACCTTCAAATTTGTCCCATGTTTCACCGCCGGAGGTGGCTCCGGTTGCGCCCGTGGAGTCACGGCCTGAGCCGCAAGCGCCGCCGGCGGTTGTGTCGCCGGAAGTTAAAACCCCGAGGGCTGATTTCGGTATTCAGGGCGTGGTCTTTGTCAGGGCCAGCGGCTTGCCGCTGGCCAACTGCGAGGTCGCTTTTCTTGATCACCGGGTGTTGACCGACAGCCGGGGGGAGTTCAGTTTCTGGCAGACGGAGGGGGTCGGAACCCTGCGTTTTTCCTGTCAGGGTTATCGGTCGCGAATGATAAAAAATTTTCGCATCGGGGCGGGAGACTTTTTATCCCATCTCGAGGTGTTTATGGCCGAGGTGGATGATCCCGAACCCGGCCGGATAGAGGTTAACGGCATCAGCGGCCGGGTTTACGACCAACTCAGCGGGGCTCCACTGGCCGGGGCCAGAATCGTCGTCGGCGCTTCCCAGACGAAAACTGATGCCGCCGGCTTTTTTGAGCTTTGGGGCAATGACAGTGGTCTGGTGACGATGCTGGTTTCCACGGCTGAACATGTCAGTGAGATGGTTTCCGGAATCGATTTTGATAATCGCAACCATCCTTATTTCTTTGAGATTTTTCTGGAAAGAAAACCGGCCGATGGGCAACCGCGTCTGGCGCTGGTCGGTATCGGCGTGCGGATGGTTAAAAGTGAACGGGGTTACGAAATCGCCGACATTCTGGCCGATTCGCCGGCGGCCCGGGAAGGCTTGCTTACCGGTGATCGCCTGCTCGCGGTAGACCGTCTGGCGGTGGATGATTTTTCCTTGCAGGAGGTGGTAGAACTGATTCGGGGGCAGGCCGAGGAACCGGTAACCCTGATGGTCGAACGCGAGGGTAATCTCATCGAAGTGGTCTGCGTGCGCGAGCGGGTGCTTTATTGA
- the recD gene encoding exodeoxyribonuclease V subunit alpha yields the protein MACEEIARLEALVTPGPFDYIDIHFARLVCRRAGDESCWPLYLAALLAGHVVNRRRQVCLPLRALPSDLAAWLGLAEDVETDVVRASPTADEAFLAPEFFYDVTRFAEAERPGDDLAPGLEWPPDWENFLRAHPAVAGPEEAFSRRQLLVLDDDGRLYLQRYYEAEQRLAGLIRQRLAVAPRPLTPEPFFRENLAPRFLGPDDSLQAAAVCAGLRNRFTLISGGPGCGKTAVLAAIAALVAAGDPGARMALCAPTGLAQARLRQALLAELEAFVCPLELRERLSLLPATTIHRLLGYRPGAGYLYHRDHRLPFDLLIVDEASMVPLALMAALFAALPDECAVILSGDRYQLASVEAGAVFAELCSAAGANCFSPAFLADFRTLTQTTRPGLPATREHCLQDHLVELKKSHRFLPGGEIDRLQRALLAAAEDQGFAELCRSHSAGEIALCRLPPGNAAAESARRRLAELTVLLAGREVPLAAFAELDELSLAFAFLESFRVLAPLRRGPCGVDNLNRLLPAVFGLRPQGLYYQGQALLMVNNAPQLGLFNGDVGLVRPDAAGRLKVWFKRTDGDFAVFSPRRLPAHENAFALTVHKAQGSGYNRVVLFWPEHDTPFLTREMMYTAVTRAASKLEIWMPGKDRAALIAGLERARCRRVERPGGLRHSLGF from the coding sequence ATGGCGTGTGAAGAGATAGCCCGGCTTGAAGCTCTGGTGACTCCCGGGCCTTTTGATTATATAGATATTCATTTCGCCCGGCTGGTCTGTCGTCGAGCCGGGGATGAAAGCTGTTGGCCTCTGTATCTTGCGGCTTTGCTGGCGGGCCATGTGGTTAACCGGCGGCGTCAGGTCTGTTTGCCGTTGCGTGCTCTGCCGTCGGATCTGGCGGCCTGGCTGGGCCTTGCGGAGGACGTGGAAACTGATGTCGTCCGGGCTTCGCCGACGGCAGACGAGGCGTTTCTTGCCCCGGAGTTTTTTTACGATGTGACCCGCTTTGCGGAGGCGGAGAGGCCGGGCGATGATTTGGCCCCGGGGCTGGAGTGGCCACCGGACTGGGAGAATTTTCTGCGCGCCCATCCCGCGGTCGCCGGTCCTGAGGAAGCCTTTTCGCGGCGGCAGCTGCTGGTTCTTGACGATGACGGCCGTCTTTATCTGCAACGCTACTACGAGGCTGAGCAGCGGCTGGCGGGCTTGATTCGGCAACGGCTCGCGGTCGCGCCCCGGCCTCTGACGCCGGAGCCGTTTTTCCGGGAAAACTTAGCGCCGCGTTTTCTCGGCCCGGATGACAGCTTGCAGGCCGCGGCGGTCTGCGCCGGCTTGCGGAATCGTTTTACGTTGATCAGCGGAGGGCCGGGGTGCGGTAAGACCGCGGTGCTGGCCGCGATCGCGGCCTTGGTGGCGGCGGGTGACCCAGGTGCCCGGATGGCGCTGTGCGCTCCGACCGGCCTGGCCCAGGCCCGGCTCCGCCAGGCCCTGCTGGCGGAGCTTGAGGCTTTCGTCTGTCCCTTGGAGCTGCGGGAAAGATTGAGCCTCCTGCCCGCGACCACAATTCATCGTTTGTTGGGCTATCGGCCGGGAGCGGGCTACCTTTATCATCGCGACCATCGCCTGCCTTTTGACCTGTTGATTGTCGACGAGGCTTCCATGGTGCCGTTGGCCCTGATGGCGGCCTTGTTCGCCGCGCTGCCGGATGAATGCGCGGTGATTCTTTCCGGGGATCGTTACCAATTGGCTTCTGTCGAGGCCGGAGCGGTTTTTGCCGAACTTTGCTCGGCGGCCGGCGCTAACTGTTTTTCCCCGGCTTTCCTGGCTGACTTTAGGACTCTGACGCAAACGACCCGCCCCGGCCTGCCTGCGACCCGGGAACATTGCCTGCAGGATCACCTGGTTGAGCTCAAAAAAAGTCATCGGTTTTTGCCGGGTGGGGAAATTGACCGTCTGCAACGCGCCCTGCTGGCTGCAGCCGAGGATCAGGGTTTTGCCGAGCTTTGCCGCAGCCACAGCGCCGGTGAAATCGCCCTTTGCCGGTTGCCGCCGGGAAACGCCGCGGCCGAGTCTGCCCGTCGGCGCCTGGCGGAGCTTACAGTCTTACTGGCGGGTCGGGAAGTTCCCCTGGCGGCCTTTGCCGAGCTTGATGAGTTGTCTTTGGCCTTTGCTTTTCTGGAAAGCTTCAGGGTTCTGGCTCCGTTGCGCCGGGGGCCCTGCGGCGTCGATAACCTCAATCGTCTGCTGCCTGCGGTCTTTGGTTTACGGCCCCAGGGCCTCTATTACCAGGGACAGGCTCTGCTGATGGTCAATAACGCTCCGCAGCTGGGGCTTTTTAATGGTGATGTCGGGCTGGTCCGGCCCGATGCGGCGGGAAGACTGAAGGTCTGGTTTAAAAGGACGGATGGTGATTTCGCCGTCTTTTCCCCTCGGCGTCTGCCGGCCCACGAAAACGCTTTCGCGCTGACCGTGCATAAAGCTCAGGGTTCGGGTTATAATCGGGTCGTGCTTTTTTGGCCGGAACATGATACACCTTTTCTGACCCGTGAAATGATGTATACAGCGGTGACCCGGGCGGCGAGCAAGCTTGAAATCTGGATGCCGGGAAAGGACCGCGCCGCACTGATCGCGGGCCTTGAACGGGCTCGTTGCCGCCGGGTCGAGCGCCCCGGCGGCTTACGCCACAGTCTTGGTTTTTGA